A window of Syntrophales bacterium genomic DNA:
CCTTCCGGAAGCGGACCTATCGGGATCCGGGCCGGGCGATGGAGGAACTGGTCGATTTCATGCGGAAGGGGCAGATCGTGGGACTCCAGACATCGGCCTACTGGCTGACGTACTTCCCGCCGGAGATGCGGTTCCAGTTCAATGTCCACAACCTGATCGTATTCGGGGTGGAGGATGGCGAATTCCTGGTGAGCGATCCCGTCTTCGAGCATCCCGTCCGCATCCAGGCGGCGGACCTGGAGAATGCCCGTTTCGCCAAGGGCGTCATGGCCCCGAGGGGGTTTGTCTACCACCCCGAAGCGGTCCCGTCGTCGGTCGACCTGCCGGTCCTGATCCGGAAAGCGATTGCCCGGACCCTCTTCATGATGCTCTCCTCACCGCCCCCCTTCGGGATCCGCGGGATCTTCTACCTGGCCCGGAAGATCGAGCGGCTGGACCGAAGCAGGGACGGCCGCTACATCCGCCTCTTCCTTGGACATATGATCCGGATGCAGGAGGAGATCGGTACGGGCGGGGGCGGGTTCCGCTTCATGTATGCCGCGTTTCTCCAGGAGGCGTCGGAGATCCTGCGTTCGGCCGCTCTTCAGGAGGCGTCGGGGAAAATGACCCTGGCGGGGGATCAGTGGCGGACCTTCGCGCTGGCCTGTGCGAGGATGATCCGGCAGCGCGACGGCGCTCCGGACCTGAGGGAAATCGCCGCGCTGCTCCGCCACTGCGGCGAGATGGAGCGGGACGTGTACGTGCTGCTGAAAAAGGGGATCTGAGGTCTCCGCGGGGGAGGTCGTCGATGCGTGTCGCCCTGGTCCAGCCGGCCGGGTCCAACTGGGTCCGGGGCCGCCGGGACATGGCCGCCGTGGCCAACCGGATGGCTCCGCTGGGTCTCCTGTCCATAGCCGCCTGGCTCGAGCGCGAGGGGCACGAGGTGTCGGTCCTGGACTGCCTGGGACCCGGCGCCGCGCCGGATGTGGAGTCGGTCGTCCGGAGCCTGCTTGGATTCCGCCCCGACCTGGCGGGATTCTCCACCACCACGTCCAGTTTTCTCGACGGCCTTGCCCTGGCGGTCCGCCTGAAGGAGGCCGCCCCGGGAATCCGGACCGTCTTTGGCGGCGTCCATGTCTCCGCCGTCGGCGGGTCGCTCCTGGAGCGGTTCGAGGCCATTGATTATCTCTGCCCCGGGGAGGGAGAGGCCACCCTGGCGGCGCTGGCCGGCGGCGGGGATCCGCGGGAAATCGACGGCCTCATTTGGCGAGACGGGGAGCGCGTCGTCGCCAACCGGGCCAGACCGACCCTGCCCGACCTGGATCGACTTCCTTTCCCGGCGTACCACCTGCTCCGGGGGTTCCCGCGGGGCTACAACCTTCCGCTGTTCAGCTATATCCGGACGCCGGGAGCCACCATGGTGACAAGCCGCGGCTGTCCTTACCGCTGCAGCTACTGCGACCGGTCCGTCTTCCGGCAGTCCTATCGCATGAATTCCCCGGAATACATCTACGAGCACCTGAGCCACCTGCGGCGGCATTTCGGGGTGCGCCATGTCAACATTTACGACGACCTGTTCACGGCCCACCGCCCGCGGATCGCCGAGCTCTGCCGGCTTCTCCGTTCCCGGCCCCTGGGGATCCAGTTCAACTGCGCCGTCCGGGCGGGCCATACGGATCGCGAGCTCCTTCGGATGCTCCGGGAGGCGGGCTGCCTGATGGTTTCCGTGGGCATCGAATCGGGGGAGCCGGAGTTGCTGGCCCGGCACAAGGCCGGGGTGACCCTGGAGGAGATGCGGGAGACGGTGGCGCTGATCCGGGAGAGTGGACTCCGGGCGAAGGGGCTGTTCATGATGGGGCTGCCCGGCGAGACGGAGGAGTCGATCCGGAAGACCAGCGACTTCTGTCTGTCCCTGGAACTGGACGACATGAATATGGCCAAGTTCACCCCGTTCCCGGGGGCGCCCGTCTGGGGCTCTATCCGGGAGGAGGGAGCCTTCGAGGAGGACTGGCCGCTGATGAACTGCCTGAACTTTGTCTTCGTGCCCCGGGGAATCGCCTCGCGGGACCGCCTCGATGAGCTGTACAACCGGCACGTGAAGCGGTTTTACACCGACCCGGGCTGGCGGCGCCGCCTGATCCGCCGGACCTGGCAGCACCGCTGGAGCCTCTGGTACCTGTTCTCCCACCTGCCCCAGTTCTGGACGGCGAAAAACTCGTTCCAGCCGAAGGGGTGACCGCGCCCATGATCCCGGGATAAACCGGGACGCCCCGGCTCCGGGATTCTATTTCGTCCGGTGGTTGAGGATGTAGTCTGCCAGCGCGTTGAGCGAGGCGAACACCTTCACCCCCAGCTCCTTGTTGTCGATCTTGACGCCGTAATCCTTCTCGATCATCATCACCAGCTCGAGCACGTCGATGGAGTCCAGGCCGAGGTCTCCACCGACCAGCGCTCCTTCCTCGTCAATATCCTCCGGGGCCACGTCCAGCAGGCCCAGCGTGGAGATAATCTTCTCTTTCAATTCCTGCTTCAGATTGTCCATTTGCTTCTCTTCTCCTTGCCGAAAATAACCGGGCCCGTTCACGGGCCTTTATCCATCTCCATTCCGCCCTTCCCCGGACGGGCGGGAAAGGGGAGGGCGGAGCAGGATTCGCTCCATGAACCGCCGGGTGGCGTGCTTCATCAGCAGCCTGATGTACCGGGCCCCCGCAAGCCATGCCCCGGCGAGGAACACCAGGTGGGACAGGCCGTACGTCAGGGGGCCGCCGACGGCGATGATCAGGGGTTCCCGGAACCAGGCGGCCAGCACTCCGAATGCGGCCACGGCGGGCCAGCCGATCACGTAGCTGAGGCCGACGAGGAAGAGGCCCGCCCACACCCGGGGGGAAGGTTTTCTTCGGATTTCCCGCAGGTCCGGAGGGTGTTCGAGAGCGTCCCGGACATAGGCCGTCCGGGCCAGGCGCTCCGCGATTTTCCGGATCATGCCCGGACCTTCCTGCGTATCACCGGGAGATCCGGACGTTCTGAAAGGCGAAATCAAACTCCTGCCACGACCAGAAAACCTTGCGGAAGTAAATGTAGGGATGAATCGTCAGCTTGCTGATGGATTTCATACCGGGGACCTGCTTGAAGTGCAACAGGACGCTTTTGGTCGCCCGGCCATCGAGAGGCACCCCCCTGTTTCCTGCACTGTACATGGTCGTCTTCTCGTTCCCGCTGTAGAACGTGACTTCCGACACGTTGTGTTGCTTTCCCTCCGAATCGGTAATCCGGGACTTGGTCCAGCGATAGGCATGGTCGTACAGGGCCACGCTGCGGATCGAGTCCTCCGTCAGGTTGGTGATGTCCACCCGGACCAGGATGTCCTTGCCGGCGGATTTCACGCTGATCAGCTCGAACAGGACGTCGTTGCCCTCGTGGGAGCCGATGGCATGGGGGTTCCGCCGGACCGGCGTCTTCGCCGCCGGAGCCGGTGCGGCGGGCTTTTCGACATCCCGGGACGGCTCCGGAGACGGAAGGATCTTTGCGAAGAAGCCGTCATCCTTGTCCTTCTCCTCGGGAGGTTTGGCAGCCGGGGTGTGCTCAGCGGGTTTCCGTTCGATCGGTTTGCGATTCACCTGTTTGCGATCGGAGGATTTGCGGTCGGCGGGTCTGCGGTCGACGGGTTTCCGTTCGGCGGGCCTGTAATCGGCCACCCGTTTCCCGTCATCCGCGCTCTCCTCCAGGACGGTCCGCACCCGGAACGCCATCTTCACCCGGACGCTGTCCCCCTCGTTGATGAAGGAAATGAGGCGGACGGACTGGATCCGGGCCTCCGTCACGGCCTGGTGGGACGATTCACCGGTGACGGTGAAATTCGTCACCTCCGTGGTGGATGTGGAGTGTTGTGTCTTGGCGTCGTTTTTCACCTCCGCCAGCTTGTCGATGATCGCAAGTGCCGAGGCCTCGGCCGGCGTCTGGGATCCCCGGGCCGTCGCCAGGGCGGTCTTGAAGATGATGGATTCGCGGACCCGCTTGGTGTCGTGCAGGGCTTGCTGGGCGTCCCGGAAGGCCTTGTCCGCTTCCTCCTTCTGAGATTGGACGGCGGCCGCTTCGCGGGTCGTCTTGTCGAGCTGTTCCTCGCGGCGCTTCAGGATGGACGCCTGGCTCTCCTTGTCCGCCTGGGCCTCCCGAATCCTCTTCTGGAGAGAGGCGATGCGGTCCTGGTAGGACTTGACCTGCTCCTGGAGTCCTTCCTCGGCGGCGGCGTTTGTCTGTGCGGTCTCGCGGATCAACCGGTAAGCGCGGTCGAGATCATGGGCGGTGGGGGTATAGCGGTTCTCGACGAGAAAATTGTCCAGGTCCTTCTTGCTCGTCACAACGACTGCCCGGATACCCCGGGATGCCGGCGGCGGTTTGACACGCCCCCCCTTCGGGGCCTGGAAGGGATAGAGCTCGTAGCGCTTCAGCCGGAGATAGGTCGTTCCCCTTGTGCCCTTTTCCATCTCGTAGCGGAGGGGTTCCTCGTTGTTCCACTTGGCCGTTCCCTCCTCGATGGCGCGGATGAAGTCCACCGACAGGACCGTATTGATGACCTTCGAAAAGGACTGGATGTAGGTGCCCATGTGCTGGGCCATCAGGGGGGCGGAGGCCTGGTCGGCCAAGGCCTCCAGTGTATGGGCCTTGTCCTTGAAGCCCCGGGTGAACAGGACCGCCACGGCGGCCTCTCCCTGCTTCTCGGTCTGGAGCCATTTCTTGAGGGAGGCCTGCTGGGCCTGGATGTCCTGGTTGTAGCGGGCAACTTGGCTGTCCAGGTTCTCGATGCCGGTCCGGATGGTCCGGACGTTCTTCTGCTGCTCCTCCCGTTCCGAAAAAACAGCCTGGTATCGGCTTGTCAGATCGTCCCGTTTCTTCTTGGCACGGACAAACTCTCGATTTGCGTTGGAAATCCCCTTCTTGTAGGCGGAGTCATCGTGCTCCTTTTCCTCCTCCGCGGACTTCAGGTTCGCCCTTTCCTCCTGGGACGTGGAAAAGCCCTCCCGCTTGTCCACCTCCGAGCGGATAGTCTCCCTGACTGCGCCGGTATCGTCGGAGCGGAGTGTCACCCAGCGACTCAGGGGTACGGTGGCGGCAAGGACCGGGACGGCCAGGAGCAGAACGAGCATAACCGGGACCCATTTTCGGATGGCCGCAGGCATGGATCATGATCCTTTCTGTATTATGCCCGGCAACAGGCTGGAACGAAAGAAAGACAGCAGGTACCCGGAACCCTCGTTTTGAGGACCCGATTCCCCTCCTCCGGGCAGGGCGTAATCTAATGGATCGATTGCCTGATGTCAAATCATTTTCAGCGATTACGAGGGAACAATCCTGTTGACAGTGGTTTTGGTGCATGTTAGGAATGACGACCTCGCGGAAAGCACGCAACGGCGCGGTTTTGAGCCTCTGCCCCGGGCCAGGAAAACCTGCGGATGCAGTGGCATGCCGATATGTTGCCGGGGAGCCCCCGCGGGGATGCTGTGCAGGGACATCAGGAGGCGTTCATGACCTTTCAAGAGCTTGTCCTGGCCCTCGACCGCTACTGGGCCGACCGGGGCTGCGTTATCCAGCAGCCCTACGACCTGGAGGTAGGGGCGGGGACCTTCAATCCGGCCACCTTCCTTCGCTCTCTGGGGCCGGAGCCGTGGAACGTAGCCTATGTTGAGCCGTCGCGGCGGCCCACCGACGGGCGCTACGGGGAAAACCCCAACCGACTCCAGCATTATTACCAGTACCAGGTGATCATGAAGCCCTCCCCCCTGGATGTCCAGGATCTCTACCTGGATTCGCTCCGCAGCTTCGGCATCGATCCCCTGGACCACGACATCCGTTTCGTCGAGGATGACTGGGAGTCGCCCACCGTCGGGGCCTGGGGCCTCGGGTGGGAGGTCTGGCTGGACGGCATGGAGATCACCCAGTTCACCTATTTCCAGCAGGTCGGGGGCTTCGACCTCAAACCGGTTTGTTCTGAAATCACGTACGGCATCGAGCGGATCGCCATGTACATCCAGGGGGTGGACAACGTCTACGACCTCATGTGGAACGATTCGGTGACATACGGGGACGTTCACCACCGGGGGGAGGTCGAATGGTCCGTCTACAATTTTGAGAAGGCCGACACGGCCATGCTGCGGACGCTGTTCGACATGTACGAGGCGGAGGGAGTCCGGGCCGCTGGACTGGATCTCGTTCTGCCGACATATGACTGCTGCCTCAAGTGTTCGCACACCTTCAACATGCTCAATGCCCGCGGAGCCATCAGCACGGCCGAGCGGACGAGCTACATCGGCAGGGTGCGCAACCTTGCCCGGCTCAGCGCCGAGGGATACCTGAAGCAGAGAGAGAAAATGGGTTACCCGCTGCTGGGCCGGACGTGGAAGACGTCCTGAGCGGGCGGCTTCTGAACCTGTCGTTGAACCAGGCTGCACCAATACGCACGAAAGCCGAATTCCCCGGTCCCTGAGCCTCAAGGCATGCCTGATGGCGCGCCGCAGGACGATGGGTGGGGGATTAGGGCGGTTCGGCGTTCTTTGGCATTCTGAACAAAGCGGTTACACGGCTACGCTGGATACGGGAGATGAACATGGGCAAGGAGTTGCTTCTGGAAATCGGAACGGAGGAAATCCCCGCGGGTTTCCTGCCGAAGGCGATCGCGGACATGGATGAAATGGTCCGGAAGGCCCTCGCCGAAGAGAGAATTTCTCACGGACCGGTGCGGGTTCTTGCGACGCCCCGCCGCCTCTGCCTGACCGTGGCGGATGTGGCCGAGCGCCAGGAGGACCAGCTGGTGGAGAAGATGGGACCGGCCCGGAAGGTCGCCTTCGACGAGGCCGGAAACCCCACCAAGGCCCTCCTCGGCTTCGCCCGGGGGCAGGGTCTCGATGTTTCGCAACTGGAGACGGTCGTGACGGAGAAGGGGGAGTACTTCTGTGCCCGCAAACGGATCGCCGGGGTGGAGACGGTGTCCATCCTCCCGGTCCTCCTGACGAAGCTCCTGGTCTCCATCCCCTTCAAGAAGACCATGCGCTGGTCCTCCTTCGACCTTCGCTTCCCGCGGCCCATCCATTGGATTCTGTCCCTGTTCGGAGGCGAGGTGGTGCCGTTTTGCATCGAGAACATCGCGAGCGGCCGGGAAACCCGGGGGCATCGCTTCATGAGTCCCGATCCTGCTCCCGTAAAGGGGTTTGAGGATTACCGGAACGTCCTCCGCGGAAAATTCGTGATCGTCGACCCGGAGGAGCGCAAGCGCATCATCCGGGAGGAGAGCCGCAAGGCGGCCGCGGCGGTTGGCGGCCTGCCCCTGGAGAATGACGACCTTCTGGAGACGGTGACGTTTCTGGTCGAGTATCCGACGGTTGTGTGCGGTAGTTTCGACGCGGCCTACCTGGCCCTTCCCCGGGAGGTGCTGGTCACCTCCATGATGTCCCATCAGAAGTACTTTCCCGTCGTGGACGCAGGAGGTAAGCTCCAGGCTCATTTCCTGACGGTGAACAATACCCTGGCGCGGGACCCCGCCGTGGTGACCCGCGGCAACGAAAAAGTCATCCGGGCCCGCCTTTCCGACGCCCGGTTCTTCTTCGACGAGGATCAGAAAATACCGCTCGACCGGCGCGTGGAGGATCTTCGCAAGGTCGTGTACCACAGCCTGCTGGGGACGTCCTTCGACAAGGTCGGGCGTTTCCGGGCGCTGGCGGCGGCCGTCGCCGGCCGGGTCTGCCCCGCAAAGAAAGGGACCGTCGACCGGACGGCTTGGCTCGCCAAGGCGGATCTGGACACGCAGATGGTCGGCGAGTTCCCGGAGCTCCAGGGCGTCATGGGGCGAGAATACGGCCTCCTGGCGGGGGAGGCTCCCGCCGTGGCGCGCGGCATCTACGAACACTACCTTCCGGTGGTCGCCGGCGGCGACCTGCCACAGACCGACGAAGGGGCCGTCGTCAGCATCGCCGACAAACTGGACACGATCGTCGGATTCTTCGGGGTCGGCGTGGTTCCCACGGGAACGGCGGACCCCTATGCCCTGCGCCGGCAGGCCCTGGGCATCCTCAACATCATCCTGGACCGGGGATATGTCCTTGACCTCGGTGAGCTCGTGGAGGAGAGCCTGGCCGTCCTGGGGCCGCTGGTCAGGAAACCCGG
This region includes:
- a CDS encoding glycine--tRNA ligase subunit alpha, giving the protein MTFQELVLALDRYWADRGCVIQQPYDLEVGAGTFNPATFLRSLGPEPWNVAYVEPSRRPTDGRYGENPNRLQHYYQYQVIMKPSPLDVQDLYLDSLRSFGIDPLDHDIRFVEDDWESPTVGAWGLGWEVWLDGMEITQFTYFQQVGGFDLKPVCSEITYGIERIAMYIQGVDNVYDLMWNDSVTYGDVHHRGEVEWSVYNFEKADTAMLRTLFDMYEAEGVRAAGLDLVLPTYDCCLKCSHTFNMLNARGAISTAERTSYIGRVRNLARLSAEGYLKQREKMGYPLLGRTWKTS
- a CDS encoding phosphopantetheine-binding protein, which codes for MDNLKQELKEKIISTLGLLDVAPEDIDEEGALVGGDLGLDSIDVLELVMMIEKDYGVKIDNKELGVKVFASLNALADYILNHRTK
- a CDS encoding BtrH N-terminal domain-containing protein; the protein is MKHVIDFEHRHYGHCESGVVSGLLRHSGLDLSEAMVFGLASAIMFAYVPFLRMNNMPTISYRILPRTIISGIQSRLGVPFRKRTYRDPGRAMEELVDFMRKGQIVGLQTSAYWLTYFPPEMRFQFNVHNLIVFGVEDGEFLVSDPVFEHPVRIQAADLENARFAKGVMAPRGFVYHPEAVPSSVDLPVLIRKAIARTLFMMLSSPPPFGIRGIFYLARKIERLDRSRDGRYIRLFLGHMIRMQEEIGTGGGGFRFMYAAFLQEASEILRSAALQEASGKMTLAGDQWRTFALACARMIRQRDGAPDLREIAALLRHCGEMERDVYVLLKKGI
- a CDS encoding radical SAM protein, with the protein product MRVALVQPAGSNWVRGRRDMAAVANRMAPLGLLSIAAWLEREGHEVSVLDCLGPGAAPDVESVVRSLLGFRPDLAGFSTTTSSFLDGLALAVRLKEAAPGIRTVFGGVHVSAVGGSLLERFEAIDYLCPGEGEATLAALAGGGDPREIDGLIWRDGERVVANRARPTLPDLDRLPFPAYHLLRGFPRGYNLPLFSYIRTPGATMVTSRGCPYRCSYCDRSVFRQSYRMNSPEYIYEHLSHLRRHFGVRHVNIYDDLFTAHRPRIAELCRLLRSRPLGIQFNCAVRAGHTDRELLRMLREAGCLMVSVGIESGEPELLARHKAGVTLEEMRETVALIRESGLRAKGLFMMGLPGETEESIRKTSDFCLSLELDDMNMAKFTPFPGAPVWGSIREEGAFEEDWPLMNCLNFVFVPRGIASRDRLDELYNRHVKRFYTDPGWRRRLIRRTWQHRWSLWYLFSHLPQFWTAKNSFQPKG
- the glyS gene encoding glycine--tRNA ligase subunit beta, encoding MGKELLLEIGTEEIPAGFLPKAIADMDEMVRKALAEERISHGPVRVLATPRRLCLTVADVAERQEDQLVEKMGPARKVAFDEAGNPTKALLGFARGQGLDVSQLETVVTEKGEYFCARKRIAGVETVSILPVLLTKLLVSIPFKKTMRWSSFDLRFPRPIHWILSLFGGEVVPFCIENIASGRETRGHRFMSPDPAPVKGFEDYRNVLRGKFVIVDPEERKRIIREESRKAAAAVGGLPLENDDLLETVTFLVEYPTVVCGSFDAAYLALPREVLVTSMMSHQKYFPVVDAGGKLQAHFLTVNNTLARDPAVVTRGNEKVIRARLSDARFFFDEDQKIPLDRRVEDLRKVVYHSLLGTSFDKVGRFRALAAAVAGRVCPAKKGTVDRTAWLAKADLDTQMVGEFPELQGVMGREYGLLAGEAPAVARGIYEHYLPVVAGGDLPQTDEGAVVSIADKLDTIVGFFGVGVVPTGTADPYALRRQALGILNIILDRGYVLDLGELVEESLAVLGPLVRKPGADVKADVLAFIQARFQNQLITQGYAYDVVDAVLAAGATDAVQVLQRVKAMDVFKSHEAYRPLATAFKRAGNIIRDFQGGNVDPSLFEGEEEKALHAAFLGMKEKAQSNISRHDYLAALTEMAGIRGPVDAFFEKVLVMAKDDRIRFNRLSLLSEISSFFRQVADFSKIVTES